A single genomic interval of Bradyrhizobium japonicum USDA 6 harbors:
- a CDS encoding type II secretion system F family protein, with amino-acid sequence MPNYRYRALNANGELVSGAIAAPGPGDVAQQIEQLGLVLVDNVTPEEGGATGGVLSLFNRPKPEDVTILTRDLALLLRAGARINDGLELLATDPDLGRLRPVVADIRSRVVAGESFAEALARHEGLFPPMYIALVRVGEASGSLDQVLEVLAGERSRSEALRRRLSDAIRYPLFVLGAAGCVLLFFLTFVLPQFASVLQDFGAKVDPIVGIFLNISTFLRGNSDAVLAGLAATIAAIWLLLRQERVRRGLTNAITRLPAIRNVMRAYRTALFCRNLGLLLGSGVNLTVTLRILIDMMATTGPSAVWSDAADRVRHGSKLSDALAETEALPPMAVRMLRLGDETGQLPMLSGRVAEFYETKLQRTLDRAVGVAGPAAIIAISLVVGGLITSVMTALMSVSQIVG; translated from the coding sequence ATGCCGAACTATCGCTACCGCGCGCTCAATGCCAACGGCGAGCTGGTCTCCGGCGCCATCGCCGCGCCCGGGCCGGGCGACGTCGCGCAGCAGATCGAGCAGCTCGGTCTGGTGCTGGTCGACAACGTCACGCCGGAAGAGGGCGGCGCGACCGGCGGTGTGCTCAGCCTCTTCAACAGGCCGAAGCCGGAAGACGTCACGATCCTCACCCGCGATCTCGCGCTGCTGCTGCGCGCCGGCGCCCGCATCAATGACGGACTGGAGCTGCTCGCGACCGATCCCGATCTCGGCCGGCTGCGCCCCGTCGTCGCCGACATCCGATCGCGCGTCGTCGCGGGCGAGAGCTTTGCCGAGGCGCTGGCGCGACACGAGGGGCTGTTTCCGCCGATGTATATCGCGCTGGTGCGGGTCGGCGAGGCCTCGGGCTCGCTGGATCAGGTGCTGGAGGTGCTGGCCGGCGAACGCTCGCGCAGCGAGGCATTGCGGCGCCGGTTGTCGGATGCGATCCGCTATCCGCTGTTCGTGCTCGGCGCGGCCGGCTGCGTGCTGCTGTTCTTCCTCACCTTCGTGCTGCCGCAGTTCGCCAGCGTGTTGCAGGATTTCGGCGCCAAGGTCGATCCGATCGTCGGGATCTTCCTCAACATCTCGACCTTTCTGCGCGGCAATTCCGATGCGGTGCTCGCCGGCCTTGCGGCCACCATCGCCGCCATTTGGCTCTTGCTCCGGCAGGAGCGCGTCCGCCGCGGCCTCACCAATGCGATCACACGGCTGCCGGCGATCCGCAACGTGATGCGTGCGTACCGCACGGCGCTGTTCTGCCGCAATCTCGGCCTGCTGCTCGGCAGCGGCGTCAATCTCACCGTCACGCTGCGCATCCTGATTGACATGATGGCGACGACCGGCCCGTCCGCGGTCTGGAGCGACGCCGCCGACCGGGTTCGGCATGGTTCAAAACTCTCCGACGCACTGGCCGAGACGGAGGCGCTGCCGCCGATGGCGGTGCGCATGCTGAGGTTGGGCGACGAGACCGGGCAATTGCCGATGCTGTCGGGCCGGGTCGCCGAATTCTACGAGACCAAGCTGCAGCGAACGCTCGATCGCGCGGTCGGCGTCGCCGGGCCGGCGGCAATCATCGCGATCTCGCTCGTCGTCGGCGGCCTGATCACGTCGGTGATGACGGCGCTGATGTCGGTGAGCCAGATTGTCGGATAA
- the gspG gene encoding type II secretion system major pseudopilin GspG gives MSKHPSFRRGRRRARRGEAGFTLVEMLVVITIIGMIMALVGPRVLNYLSESKAKAAKIQIESFSSALDLYYLDVGRYPTSNEGLAGLTRTNNQAGWNGPYLRGGVVPNDPWGHVYVYRSPGASAPYEIISLGSDGQEGGSGTAADIASGAR, from the coding sequence GTGAGCAAACATCCGTCGTTTAGGCGCGGCCGGCGGCGCGCGCGGCGAGGGGAGGCTGGCTTCACCCTGGTCGAGATGCTGGTGGTCATCACCATCATCGGGATGATCATGGCGCTGGTCGGCCCGCGGGTGCTGAACTATCTCAGCGAGTCCAAGGCGAAGGCCGCAAAGATCCAGATCGAGAGCTTCTCCAGCGCGCTCGATCTCTATTATCTCGATGTCGGCCGCTATCCGACCTCCAATGAGGGCCTTGCGGGACTGACGCGCACCAACAATCAGGCCGGCTGGAACGGGCCGTACCTGCGTGGCGGCGTGGTGCCGAACGATCCCTGGGGCCACGTCTACGTCTATCGCTCGCCGGGCGCGAGCGCGCCCTACGAGATCATCTCGCTCGGATCGGACGGTCAGGAAGGCGGCAGTGGAACGGCAGCCGACATCGCCAGCGGCGCGCGCTGA
- a CDS encoding prepilin-type N-terminal cleavage/methylation domain-containing protein, whose translation MERQPTSPAARAEGLREAQDFNAQGFNAQGFALIEILCVLAIIGLLAAIIMPAIPRTTTRARLESYAVETAALLKADRNAALRRQVRVVTQVDAEGRAIRSGVTGRTIRLPGDVVMQATLASRCADRATGRSIDFFPSGMSCGGTIALARPGMGYEVRVNWLTGGVEIVPQKLL comes from the coding sequence GTGGAACGGCAGCCGACATCGCCAGCGGCGCGCGCTGAAGGTCTTCGCGAGGCGCAAGACTTCAACGCACAGGGCTTCAACGCGCAAGGCTTCGCGCTGATCGAGATCCTGTGCGTACTCGCGATCATCGGCCTGCTCGCAGCGATCATCATGCCGGCGATTCCGCGCACGACGACGCGCGCGAGGCTCGAGAGCTACGCGGTCGAGACCGCGGCACTGCTGAAAGCCGATCGCAACGCGGCGCTGCGCCGCCAGGTGAGGGTGGTGACGCAGGTGGACGCGGAGGGGCGCGCGATCCGTTCCGGCGTCACCGGGCGGACCATCCGCCTGCCGGGCGACGTGGTCATGCAGGCGACGCTGGCGTCGCGTTGCGCCGATCGCGCGACGGGGCGGTCGATCGACTTCTTTCCGTCGGGCATGTCGTGCGGCGGGACGATCGCGCTGGCGCGGCCGGGGATGGGTTATGAAGTGCGCGTCAACTGGCTGACCGGAGGTGTCGAGATTGTCCCGCAGAAGCTGCTCTGA
- a CDS encoding type IV pilus modification PilV family protein has translation MSRLSRRSCSDAAGFTLIEALVALAIIAVVLGTIGSVIATTAKGTRSIDQHLVLSGTAERLLADLPARGLLKPGRQSGELAGSHWRVDIAPMNVAGGNPATDRFVPMAVNLRLQRADGSAIQITTVKLVPRGSQ, from the coding sequence GTGTCGAGATTGTCCCGCAGAAGCTGCTCTGACGCCGCCGGCTTCACCCTGATCGAGGCGCTGGTCGCGCTCGCGATCATCGCGGTCGTGCTCGGGACGATCGGCTCGGTCATCGCCACGACGGCGAAGGGCACCCGCTCGATCGACCAGCATCTGGTGCTATCAGGCACGGCCGAGCGGCTGCTTGCGGACCTGCCGGCGCGCGGATTGCTGAAGCCCGGCCGACAGAGCGGCGAACTCGCCGGCAGCCACTGGCGCGTTGATATCGCGCCGATGAACGTGGCGGGCGGCAATCCCGCCACCGATCGCTTCGTGCCGATGGCGGTCAATCTGCGCCTCCAGCGCGCCGACGGCAGTGCGATCCAGATCACGACGGTGAAGCTGGTGCCCAGGGGATCGCAATGA
- a CDS encoding general secretion pathway protein GspK, protein MSGARHHGGALRDDRGFIVVVVLWMLAALAALALIYLTYVTNTAVTVAVNADRLQTDALVNAGLELAAYRLTAQNEATRPTSGTFNARVGAGRVSVTFRSEAARIDLNMAPKPILAGLMTALGVSADNAPVYADRIVAWRSSTEPGQDNPEDSYYRTLGASYLPRHAPFPHSDELWLVRGIPPAVVERVLPFVTVFSNMRTVNVLDAAPQVVAALPGMTPQTLQQVLRDRTDPNIDPRSLVGLAGGGAATIEGAKAYRLTVAVEAPSHRQSSAEIVILLLESGDEPYRVLSWHNDFDGSAGKPL, encoded by the coding sequence ATGAGCGGCGCGAGGCATCACGGCGGCGCGCTTCGCGATGACCGCGGCTTCATCGTCGTCGTGGTGCTCTGGATGCTGGCGGCGCTGGCCGCGCTCGCGCTGATCTACCTGACCTATGTCACCAATACCGCGGTCACGGTCGCGGTCAACGCAGACCGGCTGCAGACTGACGCGCTGGTGAACGCCGGCCTCGAGCTCGCAGCCTACCGGCTGACGGCGCAGAACGAGGCCACGCGTCCGACCAGCGGCACCTTCAACGCCCGTGTCGGGGCCGGCCGGGTGAGCGTCACGTTCCGCTCGGAGGCGGCACGCATCGACCTCAACATGGCGCCGAAGCCGATCCTCGCGGGCCTGATGACGGCGCTGGGTGTTTCCGCGGACAATGCGCCCGTCTATGCCGACCGTATCGTCGCCTGGCGGTCGTCGACGGAGCCCGGCCAGGACAATCCGGAGGATTCCTACTACCGCACGCTGGGCGCCTCCTATCTGCCGCGCCATGCGCCGTTTCCGCACAGCGACGAGCTCTGGCTCGTGCGCGGCATCCCGCCCGCCGTGGTCGAGCGTGTGCTGCCCTTCGTCACCGTGTTCAGCAACATGCGGACGGTGAACGTGCTCGACGCCGCGCCGCAGGTGGTGGCGGCGCTGCCGGGCATGACGCCGCAGACGCTGCAACAGGTCTTGCGCGACCGCACCGATCCCAACATCGACCCGCGCTCCCTGGTTGGGCTCGCCGGTGGCGGCGCTGCGACAATCGAGGGCGCGAAGGCGTACCGGCTCACAGTGGCCGTGGAGGCGCCTTCGCACCGGCAGAGCTCGGCCGAGATCGTCATCCTCCTTCTCGAAAGCGGCGATGAGCCGTATCGTGTATTGTCGTGGCACAACGACTTCGACGGCTCCGCCGGAAAGCCTCTGTGA
- a CDS encoding PilN domain-containing protein: MSSLSSLRAIADAWTGAVAGTIVAALERMVSPRVVRLVEGETGAFALEAAKSENILKEIAFEDGKFASPDLAQIVRGSRVEIVLRPSRFLFRPLELPARAADFLDGIVRAQIDRLTPWSASEAVFGCSRPSPHGSESITTEIAAAPRRLAMGYVEALSGFHPSAIAIATEAPAGARIKVFEQRSRGAVDPARLSRTLQAVLAFAAIAAVVGSVAASYLADSLGAQEAELDRQITQRRAALRSGGDGGERSPLALLERRKYETPASVIVLESLSRILPDHTFVTELHLAGNKLQIGGITRDAPSLIPLIEQSQHFTRATFYAPTTRAPSDPGERFHIEAQIEPRNAP, translated from the coding sequence ATGAGTTCGCTCAGTTCCCTTCGCGCGATTGCCGATGCCTGGACCGGCGCCGTGGCCGGTACCATCGTCGCCGCCCTGGAACGGATGGTGTCGCCGCGCGTGGTGCGGCTGGTCGAGGGCGAGACCGGCGCGTTCGCGCTGGAGGCTGCGAAGTCGGAGAACATCCTGAAGGAGATCGCGTTCGAGGACGGCAAGTTCGCCAGTCCCGATCTGGCGCAGATCGTCCGCGGCAGCCGCGTCGAAATCGTGCTGCGGCCGTCGCGCTTCCTGTTCCGACCGCTGGAGCTGCCGGCCCGCGCCGCGGATTTCCTCGACGGTATCGTGCGGGCACAGATCGACCGACTGACGCCGTGGAGCGCGAGCGAGGCCGTGTTCGGTTGCAGCCGGCCATCGCCGCATGGCAGCGAGAGCATCACCACCGAGATCGCAGCCGCGCCGCGCCGGCTGGCGATGGGTTATGTCGAGGCGTTATCGGGCTTCCACCCGTCCGCGATCGCGATCGCGACGGAGGCGCCCGCGGGAGCGCGCATCAAGGTGTTCGAGCAGAGGTCGCGCGGCGCGGTCGATCCTGCGCGGCTGAGCCGGACGCTGCAGGCGGTGCTGGCTTTCGCCGCAATCGCCGCGGTCGTCGGATCGGTCGCCGCAAGCTATCTCGCCGACAGCCTCGGCGCGCAGGAAGCCGAGCTCGACCGGCAGATCACCCAGCGCCGCGCGGCGCTCCGCTCGGGCGGGGACGGTGGCGAGCGCTCGCCGCTGGCGCTGCTGGAGCGGCGCAAATACGAGACGCCGGCGAGCGTGATCGTGCTGGAATCGCTCAGCCGCATCCTGCCGGACCACACGTTTGTCACCGAGCTGCATCTGGCCGGCAACAAGCTTCAGATCGGTGGCATCACGCGTGATGCGCCCTCGCTTATTCCCTTGATCGAGCAGTCCCAGCATTTCACCCGCGCGACCTTCTATGCCCCGACCACGCGTGCCCCGTCCGATCCCGGCGAGCGCTTCCACATCGAGGCGCAGATCGAACCGAGGAACGCGCCATGA
- the gspM gene encoding type II secretion system protein GspM produces the protein MSSAGIASGNAVTRALAGSPLIAVTLYLAVTGGLLLMAGLSIADVIAHRQALAQTSDLLDQLRGRKGGAKNAAAAMAEHPGTPFLEGPTVTVAGANLLQRVAAAVGNVGGSVQSSQVDVSGAQAKDGFVGLVVSCELDQPALQKVLYDLEAGMPFLFVDQLDVQVPQTTALNEAGTGRVRVILGVSGQWQAGK, from the coding sequence ATGAGCAGCGCAGGAATCGCGAGCGGAAATGCGGTTACACGTGCGCTCGCCGGCTCGCCGCTGATCGCGGTCACGCTCTATCTCGCGGTAACAGGCGGGCTCTTGCTGATGGCGGGCCTGTCGATCGCCGATGTCATCGCCCACCGTCAGGCCCTGGCGCAGACCTCCGACCTGCTCGACCAGCTGCGTGGCCGCAAGGGCGGCGCCAAGAACGCCGCGGCAGCAATGGCCGAGCATCCCGGCACGCCGTTCCTGGAAGGGCCGACCGTGACGGTCGCCGGCGCCAATCTGCTGCAGCGGGTCGCGGCAGCGGTCGGCAATGTCGGCGGCTCGGTGCAGTCCTCGCAGGTCGACGTATCAGGCGCGCAGGCCAAGGACGGATTCGTCGGCCTCGTCGTGAGCTGCGAGCTGGACCAGCCCGCGCTCCAGAAGGTGCTGTACGATCTCGAAGCCGGCATGCCGTTCCTGTTCGTCGATCAGCTCGACGTCCAGGTGCCCCAGACCACCGCGCTGAACGAGGCCGGCACCGGCCGCGTCAGGGTGATTTTGGGAGTTTCCGGCCAGTGGCAGGCGGGAAAGTAG
- a CDS encoding autotransporter outer membrane beta-barrel domain-containing protein has product MAGPTMGRKGTGYALGSLLRHSLATLLATTALGVVAAHAVDGTWAGATTEWTDGTNWTSNPDVPDGTATFTNSGSNTVDSNGVVNIGSVVFTAAPNAQAYTVTTNDIFVVNGAGISNNSTNVQTFNVSSSMAFTNSSSASGGSNVVTYNVSAGAMIFNDTSTAGSANITNNGDVEFNGSSNAGTATITNNIVMNFNDASSANNANITNAATGFLSFNTSATAGTSTISNSGSLSFAGSASAGSATITTENFATTSFTGTATGGNARFITNAGGIVDISGLTSAGMTAGSIEGAGSYVLGAKTLTTGGNNASTQVDGVISGNGGGLTKVGTGTLTLTGGNSYTGATTVSAGTLALSGFGIISGSSLVTVNATLDISAIIPSFAAITTLAGNSSGLVNLGSKGLFVTNGSTEFAGVIQGTGGLEVGGGVQTISGVNTYSNVTQIDGGATLALKGSGSIANSLYVALAGGGATLDISQTTSGASVAGLFSASTAGVVSLGSKTLTITSGTFFGGVIQDGGIGGGTGGNLAIANGATQQLFGTNTYTGITNIAAGGELDLIDFGGLNGSIATSSNVIANGIFDISGLLNGGTSIKSLAGSGNVNLGANTLTISNGIGNFSGVIDDAGFGGGLTVAGGAQTLSGNNTYTGATTVNGGTLVVDGSILNSPITVNTGGTLAGSGTVAGVQVNGGTLAPGSAANPFGPLTINGSLIFTAASTYLVQVSTGNASLTQVTGATDLGGATVRANFTSGTVKKQYTILTAAGSLTNTTFNPTVVSNMPTINAKLSYDTSNVFLNVNVDFAQAGGLNVNQQNVANTLTNFFNATGGIPAAFAALSPAGLTTASGELGTGIIQSAINADGQFLNLMLDPTVIGRSGGFAKAGSVAQFAESDDMTAYAKMRPANAREREAYAMATKAPLLSPQPSSRWSVWAAGYGGSADVGGNAQVGSQDLTARVWGGAAGADYRVSVDTLVGFALGGGGLNYSVANAMGSGSADMFQAGVYGRHNFGPAYVSAALAYGWHDVTTNRTVAPGGFDQLQGRFKADTFSARFEGGYRFATPLVGITPYAAAQVTNFNLPNYSEVSLNGGGLFALNYASQSLTDTRSELGLRTDKAYAMQNGVLTLRGRAAWAHDYNPSRAVTALFQTLLGTSFVVNGARVDADSALLSASAEMKWLSGFSIAGTFDGEFSGNVTSYSGKGVFKYSW; this is encoded by the coding sequence ATGGCTGGACCGACGATGGGGCGCAAGGGGACCGGATACGCGCTGGGGTCCCTCCTTCGGCACTCGCTGGCGACCCTGCTCGCCACCACCGCGCTCGGGGTGGTCGCCGCGCATGCCGTCGATGGCACCTGGGCCGGCGCCACCACCGAATGGACGGACGGCACGAATTGGACGTCGAATCCGGACGTACCGGACGGCACTGCCACCTTCACCAACTCCGGCTCGAACACGGTCGACAGCAACGGTGTCGTCAACATCGGCTCCGTGGTGTTCACCGCCGCACCCAATGCGCAAGCCTATACCGTCACCACCAACGACATTTTCGTGGTGAACGGCGCCGGCATCTCGAACAATTCGACCAACGTCCAGACGTTCAACGTCAGCTCCAGCATGGCGTTCACGAATTCGAGCAGCGCGAGCGGTGGCAGCAACGTCGTGACGTACAACGTCTCTGCCGGCGCGATGATCTTCAACGACACCAGCACCGCGGGCTCGGCCAACATCACCAACAACGGCGATGTCGAGTTCAACGGCAGCAGCAACGCCGGCACTGCGACGATCACGAACAACATCGTGATGAACTTCAACGACGCGAGCTCGGCCAACAACGCCAACATCACCAATGCCGCCACCGGCTTCCTCTCGTTCAACACCTCGGCCACCGCGGGCACGTCGACGATCTCCAACAGCGGCTCGCTGAGCTTCGCCGGCTCCGCCTCCGCCGGCAGCGCCACCATCACCACCGAGAATTTTGCCACCACGAGCTTCACCGGCACGGCGACCGGCGGCAACGCCCGCTTCATCACCAATGCCGGCGGCATCGTCGACATCTCGGGCCTCACCAGCGCCGGCATGACCGCGGGCTCGATCGAAGGCGCCGGCAGCTACGTGCTCGGCGCCAAGACGCTGACCACGGGCGGCAACAACGCCTCGACCCAGGTCGACGGCGTGATCTCCGGCAACGGCGGCGGCCTGACCAAGGTCGGCACCGGCACGCTGACGCTGACCGGCGGCAACAGCTACACCGGCGCGACGACCGTCTCGGCCGGAACGCTGGCACTGTCGGGCTTCGGCATCATCTCCGGCTCCAGCCTCGTCACCGTCAACGCGACGCTCGACATTTCCGCCATCATCCCCTCGTTTGCCGCCATCACGACGCTCGCCGGCAATTCCAGCGGCCTCGTGAATCTCGGCAGCAAGGGACTGTTCGTCACCAACGGTTCGACGGAATTCGCGGGCGTCATTCAAGGCACCGGCGGCCTCGAGGTCGGCGGCGGCGTCCAGACGATCAGCGGCGTGAACACCTACAGCAACGTCACTCAGATCGACGGGGGCGCAACGCTCGCGCTGAAGGGCAGCGGATCGATTGCGAACTCGCTCTATGTCGCCCTCGCGGGCGGAGGCGCAACGCTCGATATTTCCCAGACCACGTCAGGCGCTTCGGTCGCCGGCCTCTTCTCCGCCAGCACCGCCGGCGTCGTCTCGCTGGGATCGAAGACGCTGACGATCACGAGCGGCACCTTCTTCGGCGGCGTGATCCAGGACGGCGGCATCGGCGGCGGCACCGGTGGCAATCTCGCGATCGCGAACGGCGCGACGCAGCAGCTGTTCGGCACCAACACCTATACCGGCATCACGAACATTGCAGCCGGCGGCGAGCTCGATCTGATCGATTTCGGCGGGCTCAATGGCAGCATCGCGACCTCCAGCAACGTCATCGCCAACGGCATCTTCGACATCTCGGGCCTGCTCAACGGCGGCACCTCGATCAAATCGCTGGCGGGCTCAGGCAATGTCAATCTCGGCGCCAACACGCTGACGATCAGCAACGGCATCGGCAATTTCTCGGGCGTCATCGACGATGCCGGCTTCGGTGGCGGCCTGACCGTCGCCGGAGGCGCGCAGACGCTGTCCGGCAACAACACCTATACCGGCGCCACCACCGTGAATGGCGGCACGCTGGTGGTGGACGGCTCGATCCTGAACAGCCCGATCACGGTCAACACCGGCGGCACGCTCGCCGGCAGCGGCACGGTGGCCGGCGTCCAGGTCAACGGCGGCACGCTTGCGCCGGGCAGCGCGGCGAACCCGTTCGGCCCGCTGACGATCAACGGCTCGCTGATCTTCACGGCGGCCTCGACCTATCTGGTGCAGGTCTCCACCGGCAATGCCAGCCTTACCCAGGTCACGGGCGCGACCGATCTCGGCGGCGCGACGGTGCGCGCGAACTTCACCTCGGGGACGGTCAAGAAGCAGTACACGATCCTGACCGCGGCCGGCAGCCTCACCAACACCACCTTCAACCCGACCGTCGTCTCCAACATGCCGACGATCAACGCGAAGCTGAGCTACGACACCAGCAACGTGTTCCTCAACGTCAACGTCGATTTCGCGCAGGCGGGCGGGCTCAACGTCAACCAGCAGAACGTCGCGAACACGCTGACCAACTTCTTCAACGCGACCGGCGGCATTCCCGCCGCCTTCGCCGCGCTGTCGCCGGCAGGGCTGACGACCGCCTCGGGCGAGCTCGGCACCGGCATCATCCAGTCCGCGATCAACGCCGACGGCCAGTTCCTCAATTTGATGCTCGATCCGACCGTCATCGGACGCTCGGGCGGCTTTGCCAAGGCGGGCAGCGTCGCGCAATTCGCCGAGAGCGATGACATGACGGCCTACGCGAAGATGCGTCCGGCCAATGCGCGCGAGCGCGAGGCTTACGCGATGGCGACCAAGGCGCCGCTGCTCTCGCCGCAGCCGAGCAGCCGCTGGAGCGTCTGGGCCGCCGGCTATGGCGGCTCGGCCGATGTCGGCGGCAATGCGCAGGTCGGCTCGCAAGACCTGACCGCACGGGTCTGGGGCGGCGCTGCCGGCGCCGACTACAGGGTCTCGGTGGACACGCTGGTCGGCTTCGCGCTCGGCGGCGGCGGGCTGAACTACTCGGTTGCGAATGCGATGGGCTCGGGCTCGGCCGATATGTTCCAGGCCGGCGTCTATGGCCGCCACAATTTCGGACCTGCCTACGTCTCGGCCGCGCTCGCCTATGGCTGGCACGACGTCACCACCAACCGCACCGTGGCGCCCGGCGGCTTCGACCAGCTGCAGGGCCGCTTCAAGGCCGACACGTTCTCGGCTCGCTTCGAGGGCGGCTATCGCTTCGCGACGCCGCTGGTCGGCATCACGCCCTATGCGGCGGCGCAGGTGACGAACTTCAACCTGCCCAACTACTCCGAAGTCAGTCTCAATGGCGGCGGCCTGTTCGCGCTGAACTACGCCTCGCAGTCCCTCACCGACACCCGCTCCGAGCTCGGCCTGCGCACCGACAAGGCCTATGCGATGCAGAACGGCGTACTGACGCTGCGCGGCCGCGCCGCCTGGGCGCACGACTACAATCCGAGCCGTGCCGTCACCGCGCTGTTCCAGACCCTGCTCGGCACCAGCTTTGTCGTGAACGGCGCCAGGGTCGACGCCGACTCCGCGCTCCTCAGCGCCAGCGCCGAGATGAAATGGTTGAGTGGCTTCTCGATCGCCGGCACCTTCGACGGCGAGTTCTCCGGCAACGTCACCAGCTATTCCGGCAAGGGCGTGTTCAAGTACAGCTGGTGA